Proteins from a single region of Bombus pascuorum chromosome 5, iyBomPasc1.1, whole genome shotgun sequence:
- the LOC132906930 gene encoding ral guanine nucleotide dissociation stimulator isoform X5, with translation MSADNGDDSLPTWRLWGEERGDGVIYTVYLKKVRYHRPTRSLSASDSDDEISHLEWETVRVRFLKAGTVQRLVESLANDDGELESTYINVFLATYRAFTTPREVLELLLARYDALDEGSGALTGEQHRKTLVQALHVWLDAYPGDWKSPPNHPLLSRLLDFTHRRLPGSELELKARHRLHRFQREDQLDSCMVYDNGRLPRGSPDPIVDHWTNYSFPEVPHRHFAEQLTRMDAEVFKKLVAHQCLGAVWSRRDRSRSHDAATVLATVNQFNAVSLRVISTILMDPTTKPQERARILETWIDIAQELRVLKNFSSLKAIVSGLQSNPVYRLEKCWQSMPREKHELFRELERIFSEENNAWTQRELLIKEGTAKFADTAGRSDRHLQKLFQKQNTHAGNISYGTIPYLGTFLTDLTMIDTAIPDTIAEGLINFDKRRKEFEVLARIRLLQGAANAYNFSTDPLFDRWFHSVVVLDDREAYKLSCQIEPPPPGNTLNNRGKKKQSHQGHRKNDSIASTSSSSSSQFYCDLDSLPSSPHNSLDRRTSPSQMSSSSSSSSLPSLDVSLSSGGGSGATNQHNRLAPPTAITANGNSTNVIGLSSPSHSHKSSPDFYIIKVTMESDNVETEGVVLYKSIMLSNNERTPQVIRNAMLKLGIEGSSDQYTLAQVLPDREMVLPNSANVYYAVNTAHNLNFILRPRREPNDSVTESPKSKTSHKR, from the exons CCCACGTGGCGTTTATGGGGCGAGGAAAGGGGCGATGGCGTCATATACACGGTGTACCTGAAGAAGGTTCGATATCACAGGCCTACCAGGAGTCTCTCTGCATCG GATTCAGACGACGAGATTTCGCATTTAGAATGGGAGACGGTGAGAGTGCGTTTCCTGAAAGCCGGAACGGTGCAGCGGCTGGTAGAGAGTCTGGCGAACGACGACGGGGAACTCGAGTCGACATACATCAATGTCTTCTTGGCGACATATCGTGCATTCACCACGCCGCGAGAAGTGCTGGAGCTATTGTTGGCAAGGTACGACGCTCTCGACGAAGGATCCGGTGCCCTGACAGGTGAACAGCATCGAAAGACCCTAGTTCAGGCTCTTCATGTTTGGCTGGATGCCTATCCTGGTGACTGGAAGTCGCCGCCGAATCATCCATTGCTCAGTAGACTCCTGGACTTCACGCATCGACGACTTCCTGGCTCGGAACTCGAGCTCAAGGCAAGGCATCGCTTGCACAGGTTTCAGCGTGAAGATCAATTAG ATTCTTGTATGGTGTACGATAATGGTCGACTACCACGTGGTTCCCCAGATCCGATCGTGGATCACTGGACGAACTATAGTTTCCCCGAAGTTCCACACCGGCATTTCGCTGAACAGTTAACCCGAATGGACGCCGAAGTGTTCAAAAAGCTCGTAGCCCATCAGTGCCTAGGTGCTGTCTGGTCCAGAAGAGATCGTTCGAGAAGTCACGACGCGGCCACGGTGTTGGCGACCGTGAATCAATTCAACGCTGTGTCGCTTCGAGTCATATCCACGATACTGATGGACCCAACGACGAAGCCTCAGGAACGAGCGAGGATCCTCGAGACGTGGATTGACATTGCTCAAGAACTACGCGTGTTGAAGAATTTTAGTAGCCTGAAGGCTATCGTGTCCGGTTTACAGAGTAACCCTGTGTATAGGTTGGAGAAATGTTGGCAGTCTATGCCCAGAGAGAAGCACGAGCTGTTTAGAGAACTGGAGAGAATCTTTTCAGAAGAGAATAACGCGTGGACGCAGCGAGAGCTTTTAATCAAGGAAGGTACGGCAAAGTTTGCTGACACTGCAGGCAGAAGTGATAGGCATTTGCAAAAGTTATTTCAGAAGCAGAATACTCACGCAGGA AATATCAGCTATGGCACGATACCGTACCTAGGAACTTTCCTAACGGATCTCACTATGATAGACACTGCGATACCAGATACAATAGCGGAAGGATTAATCAACTTTGATAAAAGACGGAAAGAGTTCGAGGTCCTCGCTAGGATAAGATTGCTCCAAGGCGCAGCGAACGCGTACAATTTCAGTACGGATCCGTTGTTCGATCGTTGGTTTCATTCCGTGGTGGTGCTTGATGATCGGGAAGCATACAAACTGAGCTGTCAGATCGAGCCGCCGCCCCCTGGAAACACTCTGAATAATCGTGGCAAGAAGAAGCAG AGTCATCAGGGTCATCGCAAAAACGACTCGATAGCCTCTACGTCGAGTTCGAGTAGCTCCCAGTTTTATTGCGACCTAGATTCTCTGCCGAGCTCGCCGCACAACTCTCTCGATCGGCGCACCTCGCCGTCCCAGATGTCTAGTTCTTCCTCCAGCTCGTCTTTGCCATCATTGGACGTGTCTCTAAGCTCTGGCGGAGGAAGCGGAGCGACGAATCAGCACAACCGACTAGCACCGCCGACTGCCATCACCGCCAATGGAAACAGTACCAATGTCATTGGCCTGTCCAGTCCAAGTCATTCGCACAAGAGCTCACCagatttttacataattaaagTCACCATGGAGAGCGATAACGTTGAGACTGAGGGCGTGGTGCTCTACAAGTCTATCATGCTCTCGAACAACGAAAGGACCCCGCAAGTGATACGAAACGCGATGCTTAAGCTAGGAATAGAGGGTAGCTCCGACCAGTATACGCTAGCCCAGGTTCTTCCTGATCGTGAGATGGTTCTGCCAAACTCGGCGAACGTTTATTACGCCGTAAATACCGCGCACAATCTGAACTTCATTCTACGACCTAGAAGAGAGCCTAACGATAGCGTCACAGAAAGTCCTAAGAGCAAGACGAGTCACAAGCGGTAG